In the Ursus arctos isolate Adak ecotype North America unplaced genomic scaffold, UrsArc2.0 scaffold_19, whole genome shotgun sequence genome, one interval contains:
- the ZNF304 gene encoding zinc finger protein 304 — protein sequence MAALALMDGAQGCVTFEDVFVYFSREEWELLEEAQRLLYRDVMLENFALVASLGCWRVTDNEDTPSEQSVCIGVSQLRTPESGAFIQKAHPCEVCDPLLKDILHLAEHQGSHPLQKLYTHGPCGRGFLFSANFYQHQKRYSGEDLFRGNAGGASYMKSCAVHMLGRPFTCREEGVDLVDSSGLFRCQTPGHGIIPCKRTEFMESFLHSASLGQHQGDHDGLVLFSCIDNGKGLLNTFTLLGNQISHSEVRPFRCLPCGNMSKEKLALNHRRVHSGETSHVCKECGKAFIHLSHLKMHQKFHSGKRHYTCSECGKAFSRKDTLVQHQRVHTGERSYDCSECGKAYSRSSHLVQHQRIHTGERPYKCSECGKAFSRKDTLVQHRRFHTGERPYECSECGKFFSQSSHLIEHWRIHTGARPYECIECGKFFSHNSSLIKHRRVHTGARSYVCSKCGKAFSCKDTLVQHQIIHTGARPYECSECGKAFSRKDTLVQHQKIHTGERPYECGECGKFFSHSSNLIVHQRIHTGAKPYECSECGKCFSHNSSLILHQRVHTGARPYVCSECGKAYISSSHLVQHKKVHTGARPYECSECGKFFSRNSSLILHQRVHTGEKPYVCSECGKAYSRSSHLVRHQKVHTGEKPHECNSFGGPLATSLELV from the exons ATGGCGGCCCTGGCGCTGATGGACGGGGCTCAG GGCTGTGTGACCTTCGAGGATGTGTTCGTGTACTTCTCCCGGGAGGAGTGGGAGCTCCTTGAGGAAGCTCAGAGACTCCTGTACCGTgatgtgatgctggagaactttGCACTTGTGGCCTCACTGG GCTGTTGGCGTGTAACAGATAATGAGGATACTCCTTCTGAGCAGAGCGTTTGTATAGGAGTGTCGCAGCTCAGGACTCCCGAGTCAGGTGCATTTATCCAGAAAGCCCACCCATGTGAGGTGTGTGAcccactcttaaaagacattttgCACTTGGCCGAACACCAGGGATCACACCCCCTGCAGAAACTATACACACATGGCCCGTGTGGGAGAGGATTCTTGTTCAGTGCAAACTTTTACCAGCACCAAAAGCGATATAGTGGAGAGGATCTCTTCAGAGGGAATGCTGGTGGGGCCTCATATATGAAGAGCTGTGCAGTCCACATGTTAGGGAGACCCTTTACttgcagggaggaaggggtggaCTTGGTGGACAGCTCTGGCCTCTTCCGTTGCCAGACTCCTGGCCATGGGATTATTCCATGCAAAAGGACTGAGTTCATGGAATCTTTCCTGCACAGCGCCAGTCTTGGCCAACACCAGGGAGACCATGATGGACTGGTGCTTTTCAGTTGCATTGACAATGGGAAGGGCTTGCTGAATACCTTTACTCTCCTTGGCAACCAGATAAGTCATAGTGAAGTAAGACCTTTTAGATGCCTACCATGTGGAAATATGTCCAAGGAGAAATTAGCACTTAATCACAGAAGAGTGCACAGTGGAGAAACATCACATGTGTGTAAAGAGTGTGGAAAGGCCTTCATTCACCTGTCTCACCTAAAAATGCACCAGAAATTTCACAGTGGAAAAAGACATTACACATGCAGTGAATGCGGGAAGGCCTTCAGCCGCAAAGACACACTTGTTCAGCACCAgagagttcacactggagaaaggtCTTACGACTGCAGTGAGTGTGGAAAAGCCTACAGCAGAAGTTCCCACCTCGTTCAACaccagagaattcacactggCGAAAGGCCTTATAAGTGCagtgaatgtggaaaagccttcagcCGTAAAGATACACTCGTGCAGCACCGGAGAtttcacactggagaaaggccttACGAGTGCAGCGAATGTGGGAAGTTCTTTAGCCAAAGCTCCCACCTTATTGAGCACTGGAGAATTCACACCGGGGCAAGGCCTTATGAATGCATTGAATGTGGAAAGTTTTTTAGCCATAACTCAAGCCTCATTAAACATCGGAGAGTGCACACAGGAGCAAGGTCTTATGTGTGCAGCAAATGCGGGAAAGCTTTCAGCTGCAAAGACACACTTGTTCAGCACCAGATAATTCACACTGGAGCAAGGCCTTATGAGTGCAgcgaatgtgggaaagcctttagcCGGAAAGACACACTTGTGCAGCACCAGAAAATCCACACTGGAGAAAGACCTTATGAGTGTGGTGAATGTGGGAAATTCTTTAGCCATAGCTCCAACCTTATTGTACaccagagaattcacactggTGCGAAGCCTTATGAGTGCAGCGAATGTGGAAAATGCTTTAGCCACAATTCCAGCCTCATTCTACACCAGAGAGTTCACACCGGAGCAAGGCCTTATGTGTGCagtgaatgtggaaaagcctACATTAGTAGCTCCCACCTTGTTCAACACAAGAAAGTTCACACTGGAGCAAGACCTTAtgaatgcagtgaatgtgggaaattctTTAGCCGAAACTCTAGCCTCATCCTACATCAGCGggttcacactggagaaaagccTTATGTGTGCAGCGAATGTGGAAAAGCCTACAGTAGAAGTTCCCATCTTGTTCGGCATCAGAaagttcacactggagaaaagccTCATGAATGCAACAGTTTTGGTGGTCCTTTAGCTACATCTCTGGAACTTGTTTAG